The window AGATGTTCAAGTCAAATGTAATAAGGAGGTTAACTAAAACATAGATTTATCACAGTGCCTTGCAGTTGAAGGAAGCATCATTGAGTGGCATGAAATGAGAATTCAGTATTTTCTGGAGCTTGCATTCTCAAAATATGacaaattgagaagaaaaaaataaaacgcAATCTTATCAGTTACTGCAATTTCAAAAACATGGTCCCCTATAGCATCTGAATTACTATTGACTTGCTTAGAAATCATCATCATCCTCCTCGGCTATGTGCTTAGCAAGCTCCTGCTCTTGCTGCTGCCTCTCCCGTCTCTTCTCTTCACTTTCCTTTTCCTTGTTGGAGTTTGGCGGGAACCTCAGAGCTCTCACAGCTTCGTTGTGCATATTGAGGCAGAAGGCGATCCTGGAATTGAATGCAATCTGGGGTTCGTTGGTTGAGTAGACATCCCCAGTTTCCTTGGATACCATCCATCCATCAGCATGATCTATGGTTGCATCTATTGCCCCATCTCTAATGGCTTTGGCCACAATGCTCTCCGCATCAGCCACAGGGTTATGGGAGTCCAATCTCAGCTTTCTCGCTACATCAGCAAGGGAAATCCGGGAGTACGAAATGCTAATATTGCGTAATCCAGTCCGTATAACATTGTGGCGTAATCGGACAATTAGATTGTGAGTCTTGTCTGAACTGAAAGTCCTGGAAAACTTCTCTGCAACAGTTCGAAATAGCTCCAAATCTCCAATTCGAACAGCCTAAAACAGAGTGTTGTTAATATATATAGAGTTAGAATATAGTAATGTTCTTCGGTGAGCATTTACTCACATTAGTAagctcaaaatatggagacaatGCCTTTTCCATGCCTTTCTGCATGAAAACAGTCCTATCAGGGATCTCACCAAGCAGCAAGCGGACAATAATAGCCCACTTGCTGCACTGGATTCGAAAGCCACGAGCAGAGACTGGTGCTTTCCTAGCAGCTTGCAAGAGACTCTCTTTGGCATCTGTGTACTCCAACTGAATTGTCCGTATCTTTCCAAGGTAGAACAGATAACGGCAGAACTGCAGGATCCAAAAAAAACAAAGCAGACAAATTATTCTTCTAATCCCATGAATAATCTTGATACAGCTAAATAACAGTACTAGGGCGCTTTTTGATAATAAAAGGAAAACAGCAATGCCAAGGAATGCAATCTAATCATTTCCCAttacaataataattttaataagtttgagATTTTGCCTGTTGATTTGAGTGTGCTTCAAAACGTGGTGCTTTTGACCTCAGCTTCTCTGCTTGATCATACAAATTGTAATGCAGATAATTGCGAAGTAGAAGATTCAGAAGGGTTTCCTGCAGCCAGCCATCACGATTCCTTAGATTTCATAAAGACTACATGAAAAGGCCTTTTAGTTTAGAGCCAACAAACCTGACCCAATTCATCACGTCGTAAGGTAGCCATCCTATGCAAACCAAGAAGGGTCCTGATGGGAAGAACAATACCGTATTAACAACAAGCTATGAATCCCAACAATATGTGAACCTAAAAATCACAACAGCAAAAGATAATATCTCTAACAAGAGACAACAAAATGGCATTGTTGCTCCGTGAGATCATATAAGTTGATTCACACACCCACGAATTTCAGCAAGGCTATTGGTGAGTTCATAAGCGAATGAATAATAGAAGTACAGACGGGCAGCTATAACATCCACAGTTCTTCGGTTGATGTTCCTTAGTCGAGCAATGCTTGCAGAAGAACATGCTTTAGCCTAGTGCACAACAGAAGGTAAAACAAGACAATTCAAAATCAGTGTTAACAAGAAAATGAATAAGAATACATACGCAATAAACTTGCCTCATCATATCTCTTTTGATCAATCAGAAATATGAGAACTAACAAGTAACAGTAAACTTCTATGTCTGGAAGAGAATGCTTGGCAGTAGTTTGGACTGATGAAGCTGTTGTATCCACCTCCATGTCGTTCTCATTTTCCTGTGaggaaaaaaaaacctaaatttgTCAACTAGTATATGCAAGCATACAAATGGGCAATTTGCACTTGATGCATCAGAGATACATTCCATACAGACTAAAacacattaaaataaaaaggcCTCTACAGGA is drawn from Zingiber officinale cultivar Zhangliang chromosome 1B, Zo_v1.1, whole genome shotgun sequence and contains these coding sequences:
- the LOC121985456 gene encoding probable 26S proteasome non-ATPase regulatory subunit 3 — encoded protein: MTADVEMKEVQTLSNSVVPAAAPSTLQHLKEIAALIETGAQAKEVRRIVRAIRLTMMLRRKLKAPVVSAFLGHVLTAGSEAFAKLSSFLPKENENDMEVDTTASSVQTTAKHSLPDIEVYCYLLVLIFLIDQKRYDEAKACSSASIARLRNINRRTVDVIAARLYFYYSFAYELTNSLAEIRGTLLGLHRMATLRRDELGQETLLNLLLRNYLHYNLYDQAEKLRSKAPRFEAHSNQQFCRYLFYLGKIRTIQLEYTDAKESLLQAARKAPVSARGFRIQCSKWAIIVRLLLGEIPDRTVFMQKGMEKALSPYFELTNAVRIGDLELFRTVAEKFSRTFSSDKTHNLIVRLRHNVIRTGLRNISISYSRISLADVARKLRLDSHNPVADAESIVAKAIRDGAIDATIDHADGWMVSKETGDVYSTNEPQIAFNSRIAFCLNMHNEAVRALRFPPNSNKEKESEEKRRERQQQEQELAKHIAEEDDDDF